A region of the Serinicoccus profundi genome:
AGCTGGGGTCCACGTCGCGCGCGCCGCGCTGGGCGATCGCCTACAAGTACCCGCCCGAGGAGGTGACCACCAGACTCCTTGACATCCGGGTGGACGTCGGTCGCACGGGCCGCGTCACGCCATACGGTGTCATGGAGCCGGTGCTCGTCGCGGGGTCGACGGTCGAGCGCGCCACCCTGCACAACCAGTACGAGGTGACGCGCAAGGGGGTGCTCATCGGCGACACGATCGTGCTGCGCAAGGCGGGCGACGTCATCCCCGAGATCCTCGGCCCGGTCGCCGACCTGCGCGACGGCACCGAGCGGGCCTTCGTCATGCCGACGCACTGCCCCTCGTGCGGCACCCAGCTGGCCGAGCAGAAGGAGGGCGACAAGGATATCCGCTGCCCCAACAGCAAGGCGTGCCCGGCGCAGCTGCGCGAGCGGCTCTTCAGCCTGGCCAACCGCGGTGCCTTCGACATCGAGGCGCTCGGCGGGGAAGGGGTGGGCGCCCTGCTGGACGCCGGCGTGCTGACCAACGAGTCGACCCTCTTCTCCCTCACCGCCGACGACATCGCCCGGGTCCCGCTCTACACGCGAGCGGCGAAGAAGACCGACCCCGAGGAGTCGGTGGTGGCGGGGCGGGTGCTGTCGGCCAACGGCGCCAAGCTCGTCGACAACCTGCAGCAGGCCAAGGGTCAGCCCTTGTGGCGCGTCATCGTGGCGTTGTCGATCCGGCACGTCGGGCCCACCGCGGCCCGTGCCCTGGCGACCGAGTTCGGGTCCATGGAGGCCATCCGCGCGGCGAGCGTGGAGGAGCTGGCGGCGACCGAGGGCGTCGGGCAGATTATCGCGGAGTCGGTGCTCGCGTGGTTCGAGGTCGACTGGCACCGCGAGATCGTGGAGCGCTGGGCTGCCGACGGGGTGCGGATGGCCGACGAGCGCGACGCGTCGGTCGAGCGGACCCTCGAGGGGATGACGGTGGTCGTGACCGGCTCGTTGGAGGGCTTCTCCCGGGACGAGTCGAAGGAGGCGATCATCTCCCGCGGGGGCAAGGCGTCGGGGTCGGTGAGCAAGAAGACCGACTACGTCGTCGTCGGCGCCAACGCCGGGTCGAAGGCCGCCAAGGCCGAGGAGCTCGGCGTGCCGGTGCTGGACGAGGAAGGCTTCGTCCGGCTGTTGGCGACGGGGGAGGCGTGACCGGGCCCCGACCTGGACCTGATGACGCGCGTCACCGGGTCAGGGCGCGGACTCCGCGAGCCAACGAACGCGATGCGGGGGGTAGTCCCCGTGGACTCGAGCCCGCGCATAGGTTGTCGGCATGACGCGCGAGCTGTGGGACGACGAGGCCGACCGCTTCGACGACGAGCCGGACCACGGGCTCGCCGACCCGGCGGTGCGGGAGGCCTGGCGCGTGCTCCTGCTCGGAGTTCTCCCCTCGGCCCCGGCTCGCATCGCCGACCTCGGGTGCGGCACCGGCACCCTGACCCGACTCCTCACCGACGAGGGCTACCGGGTCGACGGGCTCGACTTCTCGCCCGAGATGATCCGGCGCGCCCGGAGCAAGGTCCCCGAGGCCGAGTTCGTCGTCGGCGACGCGGCCGAGCCGGCGCTCGAGCCCCACGCCTACGACGTCGTCCTCAGTCGGCACGTCCTGTGGGCGATGCCCGACCCCGCCCAGACCTTCGCCCGGTGGCTGGAGCTGCTGCGTCCGGCAGGGAGCGTCGTCCTCGTCGAGGGCCACTGGTCCACGGGTGCCGGGCTGAGCGCTGCCGAGTGCGAACGCCTCGTGCGCACCCGGCGCGCGGAGGTCAGCGTCCGTCACCTACCGGAGACGGCCTACTGGGGCAAGGAGATCGAGGACGAGCGCTACCTCATCGTGAGTCCGCGCTGACGCGGCCGCGCCCCAGTCCGAACCAGCTGATCACGCCACCGGCCACCAGCAGCGCGGTGCAGATGAGCATGGCCGCGCGGTAGCCGTCCGTGAAGGCGACCGGGTCGGCGTAGTCGTCCCCGGACAGTCCGACCACGGCCGGCAGCGCGGCCACCGCCAGCAGCGAGCCCGTGCGGGCGACGGCGTTGTTGATCCCGCTGGCCAGACCGGCATACCGGTCGGCGACCGCGGCGAGCACCGCGGCGGTGAGCGGGGAGACGAGCAGCGCCAGGCCCAGGGAGAAGATCACCATGCCCGGCAGCACCCCGACCCAACCGGTGCCCCGCCCGATCCCGACCATGAGCACCGTCCCCAGGCCGCACACGATCGGTCCGAGGGTCATCGGGACCCGCGGGCCGATGCGGTCGGCCAGTGCGGCGGCGCGCGTCGAGAGCAGCAGGAGCGCGATGGTGACCGGCAGCCCCGCCAGCCCCGAGGCGGTCGCCGACCACCCGGAGGTGACCTGGAGCTGGATGACGACGAAGAGCATGACGACGCCGAGCGCGCCATACACCAGCAGGGTCATGGCGTTGGCCGCGGAGAAGACGCGAGAGCCGAAGAGGTGCAACGGCACCAGGGGGTATGCCGCGCGCCGGCTCCACGCGACGAAGGCCACGGCCGCGACACCCGCGACCACCCAGGCGAGCACGACGGCCCAGGTCTGCGCGTCGGCCGCGGTGGTCAGCGCCCACGTCGAGGCACCCAGCGTCACGACGATCAGTGCCGAGCCGGCGAGGTCGAAGCGGCCGGTCGTCTCGGTGTCCCGGCTCTCCGGCGCCGACCAGAGGGTCAGCGCGATGACGACCAGGCACAGCGGCACGTTGATGGCGAAGATCCACCGCCAGCTCGTGGTGTCGACGATCGCCCCGCCCAGGAGCGGGCCGATGGCGGCGGCGATCCCGGACACCCCGGCCCACGTGCCGATCGCGGGCGCCCGGTCGCCCGGGGCGTAGCTCGCCTGGATGAGCGCCAATGCACCCGGTGTGAGCAGTGCCGCGCCGACGCCCTGCACGAGGCGCGCGGCGATGAGCTGACCCGGGTCCTGAGCCAGCGCGCAGAGACCGGAGGCGACCAGGAACCACGCCATGCCGACGAGGTAGACCCGCCGCCGGCCGATCCGGTCACCCAGCGCGCCCGCCACGAGCACGAGCGAGGCGAGCGAGAGCAGGTAGCCGCCGATCACCCACTGCAGCTGCGGCAGGCTCGCCTGCAGGTCCTCACCGATCGCGCGGAGGGCGACGTTGACGACCGAGCCGTCGAGGATCGCCACCCCCGATCCCAGGGTCACCGCAACCAGCATCACCCGCCCGCGTGGGGAGCGCCGGTCGAGATATCCCCCGTGCGGCTGGTCGATCACGTCCACAGCGTAGGGCCTCCCCGCGGGCGGGGAAGTCGGCCGTCGGCTACGGTGGGCTGGCGCTCGGTATCGCCTGGTGGACCTCACCCTGGCGTGGCCGCCGGCGCGGAGCGACGCAGCAGGAGGTCGAGGCGATGGAGCAGGACGACCCGCGCGGCGACGTGGTGATCTACTGGCGACCGGGATGCGGCTTCTGCGCCATGCTCAAGGCCCGGCTGGGCCGGCTCCGTGACCGGGCGACCTGGGTGAACATCTGGGACGACGAGGAGGCTGCGGCCTTCGTGCGCAGCGTCAACGACGGCAACGAGACCGTGCCCACCGTGGTGATGGACGGCATACCCGTGACCAACCCGAACCCGTCCGTGGTCAAGGAGCGCCTGGCCCGCGGATAGCGTCCCGTGAGAGGTGGTGCCGGGCGCGACTTCCACGGGACGCAACCACGGTCCGGAGGAAGTGGCACGTCCGGTGTCTCGTCGGGGAATAGGCGGGCAGCGCAGATGCTTGACGCATCACGTGACTACTGGAACCGACCGCCCCACCGTGCTCGTGCTCGTCGGCAGCCTGCGCGCCGACTCCTCGAACCGCCGCCTCGCCGAGGCCGCGACGGCGCTGCTGCCCGAGGAGGTCCAGGCCCGCGTCAGCGAGCTGCCGCCCCAGTTGCCGCACTACGACCAGGACCTCGACACCAGCACGCCGCTGGAGGTCGTGAGCGCCTTCCGCGACGAGGTGGCGGGGGCGGACGCCGTCATCGTGGTGACGCCGGAGTTCAACGGCAGCCTGCCCAGCGTGCTCAAGAACGCCGTCGACTGGGCGTCCCGCCCCCGCGGCGAGGCCGCGCTCGCGGGCAAGCCCGCCGCGGTGCTCGGTGCCTCCGCGTCGCCGCGTGGCGCGCAGTGGGCCCGGGAGGACGCCGTCCGGGTGCTGAAGGTCGCCGGGGCCGAGCCGATCGAGGTGACCCTCGGCGTGGCCTCCTCGCTGTCGGCCTTCGAGGGGCAGCGGCTGGTCGACGAGCAGGCCCAGGGACAGCTCGCCGAGCTCATGGGCCGCCTCGTCGGCGCTCGGGTCGCCGCCTGACCGAGGACTGAGGGAGAGGCAACAGAGTGGCAACACGCGCGACCTAGACTGGGCCCATGTCCACTCTCTCGCGCGAAGACGTCGCGCACGTCGCCATGCTGGCGCGGATCCAGCTCGAGGACGCCGAGCTCGACCGGCTCGCCACCCAGCTCGACCAGATCGTCGACTGGGTCAGCCAGGTCGGTGAGGTCGCCTCGGCCGACGTGCCCCCGATGTCGCACCCGCTGCCCCTGGCCAACGTCACCCGCCCCGACGAGGTGCGGGAGAGCCTGAGCGTCGAGCAGGCGCTCGCCAACGCTCCGCAGGCACAGGACGACCGGTTCGCCGTGCCGCGCATCCTGGACGAGGAGTGAGATGAGCGATCTCGACCTCACCCGCCTCACCGCCGTCGAGATGGCCGACCGGCTCGCCGCCGGCACGCTCACCTCGGTGGAGCTCACCCAGGCCCACCTCGACCGGATCGAGCGGCTCAACCCGACCCTCCACGCCTATCTGCTCGTCGACGGCGAGGGCGCCCTCGCCACGGCCCGTGAGGTCGACGCCGCGCGCACGGCGGGGGAGCAGCTGCCCCGGCTGGCGGGGGTGCCCGTCGCGGTCAAGGACATCGCCTGCACGCAGGGCATGACCACGACCGCCGGCAGCCGGATGCTCGAGGACTTCGTCCCGCCCTACGACGCGACGATCGTCACCAGGCTGCGCGAGGCCCGGATGCCGATCCTCGGCAAGACCAACATGGACGAGTTCGCCATGGGCTCCTCCACCGAGCACTCCGCCTTCGGGCCGACCCGCAACCCGTGGGACCTCGACCGGATCCCCGGCGGGTCCGGCGGCGGCAGCAGCGCCGCGGTCGCGGCATACCTCGCGCCGCTCGCGATCGGCTCCGACACCGGCGGGTCGATCCGTCAGCCCGCCGCGGTCACCGGCACCGTCGGCACCAAGCCGACCTACGGCGCGGTGAGCCGCTACGGCATCATCGCGCTGGCCTCGAGCCTGGACCAGATCGGCCCGTGCGCACGCACTGTCGCCGACGCGGCCCTGCTCCACGAGGTGCTCGCGGGGCACGACCCGATGGACTCCACGTCCATCGACACACCCGTCCCGGACGTCGTCACCGCGAGCGGCACCACGGATCTCTCCGGCCTGCGCATCGGCGTCGTCCGCGAGATCGCGGGCACCGACGGCGAGGGCTTCCAGCCCGGGGTGCTCGCCCGCTTCGAGGAGTCGCTGGACGCGCTGCGCGGTCTCGGGGCGGAGATCACCGAGATCTCCTGCCCGCACTTCGCCTACGCCATGGCCGCCTACTACCTCATCCTCCCCTCCGAGGCGAGCAGCAACCTGGCCCGCTACGACGCGATGCGCTACGGCCGACGCTCCACCCCCGAGGGCAGCCCCAGCGCCGAGCAGGTCATGGGCGCCAGCCGCGACGAGGGCTTCGGCGAGGAGGTCAAGCGCCGCATCATCCTGGGCACCTATGCCCTGTCCAGCGGCTACTACGACGCCTACTACGGCCAGGCGCAGAAGGTCCGCACCCTCATCGCGCGCGACTTCGAGGCCGCCTTCGAGCAGGTCGACGTGCTCGTCAGCCCGACCGCGCCGACGACCGCCTTCAGGATCGGCGACAAGACCGAGGACCCCATGGCGATGTACCTCAACGACATCGCGACCATCCCCGCCAACCTCGCGGGCGTGCCGGGCATGTCGATCCCGTCCGGGCTCGCCGACGAGGACGGCCTCCCCGTGGGTCTGCAGATCCTCGCCCCCGCGATGCAGGACCAGCGCCTGTATGCCGTCGGCGCGGCCCTGGAGCAGCGGCTGCGGCAGGCGCAGGGCGGCTACGTCATCGAGCAGGCTCCCGAGATCGAGGTGAGGGCATGAGCGCCCAGACGACCACCGCCCCCGAGCGCACCGTGCCCTACGCGGAGCTGTTGACCCGTTACGAGCCGGTCATCGGCCTGGAGGTGCACGTCGAGCTCGGCACCGCCACCAAGATGTTCTGCGGCTGCGCGACCGGCTTCGGCGCCGAGCCCAACACCCAGACCTGCCCGGTGTGCCTGGGCCTGCCCGGCGCGCTGCCGGTGGTCAACGCCACCGCGGTCGAGTCGGCGGTCCGGATCGGCCTGGCGCTGAACTGCGAGATCGCGCAGTGGTGCAGGTTCGCCCGGAAGAACTACTTCTACCCGGACATGCCGAAGAACTTCCAGACCAGCCAGTACGACGAGCCGATCGCCTTCGAGGGCTACCTCGACGTCGAGGTCCCGCCGCGAGACGGGGTGGAGGAGCAGCCCTTCACCTTCCGCGTGGAGATCGAGCGGGCCCACATGGAGGAGGACACCGGCAAGTCGACCCACGTCGGCGGCGCCACCGGGCGGATCCACGGGGCCAGCCACAGCCTCGTCGACTACAACCGCGCCGGCATACCCCTCATCGAGATCGTCACCAAGCCGCTCACCGGCGCCGGTGAGCGGGCGCCCGACGTGGCTCGCGCGTATGTCGGTGCGCTGCGCGACCTGCTGCGTGCGCTGGACGTCTCGGACGTCAAGATGGAGCAGGGGTCGCTGCGCTGCGACGCCAACGTCTCGCTCATGCCGATCGGTGCGGACGCCTTCGGCACCCGCACCGAGACCAAGAACGTCAACAGCCTGCGGTCGGTGGAGCGGGCGGTGCGCTACGAGATGACCCGGCACGCCGCGGTGCTCGACAGCGGTGCGGCGATCACCCAGGAGACCCGGCACTGGCACGAGGACACCGGGGTCACGACGTCCGGCCGCCCCAAGTCGGACGCGGACGACTACCGCTACTTCCCCGAGCCCGACCTCGTCCCGGTCGCGCCCTCCCGTGAGGACGTCGAGCGGCTGCGCGCCACCCTGCCGGAGAACCCGGCGGAGCGGCGTCGCCGGCTCCAGACCGAGTGGGGCTACTCCGACCTCGAGATGCGCGACGTCGTCAACGCCGGCGCCGCCGAGGTCATCGAGGAGACCGTCGCTGCCGGGGCGTCGCCCGCCGCCGCCCGCAAGTGGTGGATGGGTGAGCTCGCCCGCCGGGCCAAGACCGCGGGCGAGGAGGGGGAGCCGGCGGCCCTGACGGACCTCGGCGTCACCCCGGCGCACGTCGCCGAGCTGGACCAGCTGGTCACCAGCGGCCGGCTCAACGACTCGATGGCCCGCCAGACGCTGGAGGGCGTGCTGGCCGGCGAGGGCTCGCCCACCGAGGTCGCCGACGCCCGCGGCCTCGAGCTGGTGCAGGACGACGGTGCGCTGCAGACCGCCGTCGACGAGGTCATCGCGGAGAACGCCGACGTCGCCGAGAAGATCCGCGGCGGCAAGGTGCAGGCGGTCGGTGCGCTCATCGGTCAGGTGATGAAGAAGATGCGTGGCCAGGCCGACGCCGGCAAGGCGCGCCAGCTCATCCTCGACACCCTCGGCGTCGAGGGTTGATCGAGCGTATGCCGTCCCCCGAGCGAGAGACTCCGGTCGCCGCCGTCCCCGAGGAGCTGCTCGCGCACCTCGGGGACGTCGACGGTGTCGAGGTGCTGCCCTACGACCACCACGACGCCGAGGCCCTGCCCGGGGGCGGGCGTGACGTCGACGTCCTCGCGCTGTCGATGATCGCCGGGCCGTGGCTGAAGCGGATGGGTGAGGTGCCCGGGCTGCGCGCGGTCGTCCTGGCCTCCGCGGGTTACGAGCACGCTCTGCCCTACCTGCCCGACGGGGTCGAGCTGGCCAACGCGGTCGGCGTGCACGACACCGCGACCAGCGAGCTGGCCCTCGCCCTGCTCCTCGCGGCCCAGCGGCAGCTGCCGCACCACGTGCTGCGCCAGGCGGACGGGGTCTGGGACCGCTCGGTCCCCGGCCCGTGGCGCTCGCTGGCCGACTCCACCGTGCTCGTCGTCGGCTACGGCGGCATCGGGACGGCCCTGACCCGTCGGCTCCTCGCCTGCGAGTGCGACGTGCTCGCGGTCGCCAGCGCCGACCGTGCGGGGGACGACCTGGTCGACCGCGTGCACGGCATCGACCGTCTGCCCGAGCTGCTGCCGCGCGCCGACGCGGTCGTGCTCATGCTGCCCCTCACCGACCGCACCCGTGGCCTGCTGGGCGCCGCCGAGCTCGCTGCCCTGCCCGACGACGCCCTCGTCGTCAATGTCGCCCGCGGTCCGGTCGTCGACACCGACGCCCTGCTCGCCGAGTGCGCGAGCGGTCGGCTGCGGGCCGCCCTCGACGTCACCGACCCCGAGCCGCTCCCCGACGGACACCCCGCCTTCTCCACCCCGGGGGTCCTCGTCGTGCCGCACGTCGGGGGAGCCTCGCCGGCCTCGCTGCCGCGGATGGGAAGTTACTTGAATTCTCAACTCACGGCATACCGCGACAATGGTGTGCTGCTGCACCAGGTGGCCGGAACGGCGTCGTCCCCCCTCTGATCTGCGATGACGTCGTTCTGGTGAACTTACGGCAACGATGTCGCTCAACCCTTGCGCAAACCTACCGGTTTCGTTATAGGGTGCCACTGACCGAGCCCGTGGGAGGCGAGGTCTCATCTGCCGGCACCCGTTCTGGGGAACCGGCTCGACATATCAGGGGTTTCACAGTGACGTATCGCTCAACGTCGGGGGCACGCCGCGCCCTGGCCGTGGTGGCTGGTTTCAGCCTCATGGCTGGGATGGCGCCGGTGGCCGCTTCCGCGCTCGATGGACCGGCTGCCGCCGGCCCGGTCAGCATGACCGGGAACTTCCAGGACGGCACCTACATCGTGGTGCTCGACAAGCTGCCGCTGGCCACCAACCCGGGCACCGCCGGGTCGGCCATGGCCAAGGTGGACACCACCTCGGCGAAGGCCATCTCCTACACCGACCAGCTGCTCGCGCAGCAGGACGGTGTCCTCCAGGGCGTCTCCGCCGAGCCGACCTACCGCTACACGGTCGCCCTCAACGGCTTCGCCGTGAAGCTCACCGCCGCCGAGGCCGCCGCGCTCTCCCAGCGCAGCGACGTCGTGTCGGTGACCCGTTCCACGATGCGCCAGCTGGACTCGGACATCCTGGGCGCGCCCGACGGCGCGCCGGCCAACCCCGACACCGACCTCTCGCCCGACCTGCTCGGTCTGCGCGGCGAGGGTGGCGTGTGGTCCCAGCTCGGGGGCCCGATGGAGGCCGGCAAGGGCACGGTCGTCGGCGTCATCGACTCCGGCATCGCCTACGACAACGACTCCTTCGCCGCCGACGGTATGCCGGCCGCCCCCGCCGGGTGGGCCGGCGAGTGCGAGACCGGTGAGGGTGACGACGCGGGCGACTTCCCGGCCTCGGCCTGCACCAACAAGATCGTCGGCGCGCGCTATTTCGTCGAGGGAGCCCGCGCGGCCGGCTACAACCCGATCACGGCGGAGAGCGTCAGCCCGCTCGACACCGACGGGCACGGCTCGCACGTCGCGGGCACGGCGGTCGGTCGCGAGGTGTCCCTCGAGGACGCGGGCGGCGAGACCTACGACCTGGCCGGCATGGTGCCGGGTGCCCACGTCGCGGCCTACAAGGTCTGCTACGACTTCGAGGACGTGAGCGGGTGCTTCCCGGACGACTCCATCGCGGCGATCGACGCCGCCGTGGCCGACGGCGTGGACGTCATCAACTTCTCGATCAGCGGTGACCCGACGACCTACGAGGACCCGGTCGACCTGGCCTTCAAGAACGCCACGGCCGCCGGGGTCTTCAACACCGCCTCGGCCGGAAACTCGGCCGAGGACGGTGTCGCGGTCGCCCACATCGGTCCCTGGCAGACCACGGTCGGCGCATCGACCCACCGCGCCGAGGACGGCCCGGTCCCCTCGATCGGCAGCTTCTCCGGGCGCGGCCCGGTGGACGTCGCGCCGGACGAGCAGACCATCCTCAAGCCGGACCTCGGAGCCCCCGGCATCAACGTCCTGGCCGCTGTCGCGAGCGAGGGCGGCACGCCCGGCTGGAACTACCTCACCGGCACCTCGATGTCGTCGCCGCACGTCGCCGGTCTCGGCGCGCTCATCGCCGCCGAGTACCCGGAGTGGTCGCCGATGGCGGTCAAGTCGGCGCTGCAGACCTCGACCATCGACTACGCCAACGCCGAGAGCAACCAGGCGGTCGTGGGTGGCACCGGCTTCGTCGAGCCGCGCGCCTTCCTCGAGCCCGGCCTGGTCTTCGACTCGGGCGAGGCCGACTGGGACGCCTTCCTGGCCGACCCGTCGACCGGTTACGACCTCAACGCCGCCTACGTCTCGATCCCCGCGCTGGGTGCCGAGCCGACGGTCCTGACCCGGACCGTCACCAACCCCGGTGACGCCGACGCGACCTTCGAGGCCTCCTTCGCCGGTCCGGACACGCTGTCCGTGACCGTCGAGCCGTCCACGGTCACCGTGCCGGCCGGCGGCACCGCCGAGGTGACGATCTCCGTCGCCAACACCGGCGCGGCCACCGACGCCTGGCAGGAGGGTGACCTCAGCTGGACCTCCGGCGACACCGTCGTCGAGATCCCGGTCCTGGCCCGCGGCCAGGTCGCCGGCGAGGACCCCGGCCCCGAGCCCGACCCGATGGTCGAGCGCGTGTTCGGCAAGGACCGCTACGCCACCGCCTCGGAGATCTCCGAGCTCTACCCGGCCATCGACACGGTCTACATCGCCTCCGGCACCGGCTTCGCCGACGCCATGTCGGGTTCGCCGGCCGCCACCCAGGGTCTGATCCCCCGGATGGCGACCACGCCCGACGGTGACCCGGCCCCGGTCCTGCTCACCAAGAACGACCACCTGCCCAACGCCACCATCGCGGCGCTGGACACGCTGGACCCGAGCAACATCGTCATCCTCGGTGGCGACGGTGCGGTGTCCGAGGACGTCGAGGGCGACCTCGCGGCCTGGGGCGACGTGACCCGCGTCGAGGGGACGGACCGTTACGAGACGTCCGCCAACCTCGCGATGATGTTCGGCGAGGACGTCGACACGGTCTACCTCGCCTCGGGCGACGACGTGGCCTACGCCGACGCCCTGGCGGGCGCCGCCCGCGCAGGCAGCGAGACCGCCCCGGTCCTGCTGACCCGTCCGGACATGGTGCCCGCGGCCACGGCCGAGGCCCTGGCCACCCTCAACCCCGACACGATCGTCGTGCTCGGTGGCGAGGGTGCGGTGAGCGACGTCGTCTACACCCAGGTGCAGGCCGACGAGCGCATCTCCGGCGCCAACCGCTACGAGACCGCTGTCGCGATCTCGCAGGAGCACGACGCCGACATCCCGGTGGTCTACATCGCCTCCGGCCGGGACTTCCCGGACGCGCTGGCGGGCTCGGCCCTGGCCGGTCACGAGGACGTGCCGGTGCTGCTCACCAAGCCCAACCAGCTGCCCTCGGCGACGCTGGCCGAGCTGGACCGGCTCAGCCCCGAGCGGGTCGTCATCCTCGGTGGCACCAACGCGGTGTCGCAGCAGGTCGAGGACCGGCTCAACGAGGAGTACCCGGGT
Encoded here:
- a CDS encoding cell wall-binding repeat-containing protein; the protein is MAASALDGPAAAGPVSMTGNFQDGTYIVVLDKLPLATNPGTAGSAMAKVDTTSAKAISYTDQLLAQQDGVLQGVSAEPTYRYTVALNGFAVKLTAAEAAALSQRSDVVSVTRSTMRQLDSDILGAPDGAPANPDTDLSPDLLGLRGEGGVWSQLGGPMEAGKGTVVGVIDSGIAYDNDSFAADGMPAAPAGWAGECETGEGDDAGDFPASACTNKIVGARYFVEGARAAGYNPITAESVSPLDTDGHGSHVAGTAVGREVSLEDAGGETYDLAGMVPGAHVAAYKVCYDFEDVSGCFPDDSIAAIDAAVADGVDVINFSISGDPTTYEDPVDLAFKNATAAGVFNTASAGNSAEDGVAVAHIGPWQTTVGASTHRAEDGPVPSIGSFSGRGPVDVAPDEQTILKPDLGAPGINVLAAVASEGGTPGWNYLTGTSMSSPHVAGLGALIAAEYPEWSPMAVKSALQTSTIDYANAESNQAVVGGTGFVEPRAFLEPGLVFDSGEADWDAFLADPSTGYDLNAAYVSIPALGAEPTVLTRTVTNPGDADATFEASFAGPDTLSVTVEPSTVTVPAGGTAEVTISVANTGAATDAWQEGDLSWTSGDTVVEIPVLARGQVAGEDPGPEPDPMVERVFGKDRYATASEISELYPAIDTVYIASGTGFADAMSGSPAATQGLIPRMATTPDGDPAPVLLTKNDHLPNATIAALDTLDPSNIVILGGDGAVSEDVEGDLAAWGDVTRVEGTDRYETSANLAMMFGEDVDTVYLASGDDVAYADALAGAARAGSETAPVLLTRPDMVPAATAEALATLNPDTIVVLGGEGAVSDVVYTQVQADERISGANRYETAVAISQEHDADIPVVYIASGRDFPDALAGSALAGHEDVPVLLTKPNQLPSATLAELDRLSPERVVILGGTNAVSQQVEDRLNEEYPGWVG